The sequence AAGCCTTCGAAGAGAAGACCGACGTCACCGTCAACGTCTTCGCTGACACCACCGGCAAGATCACCGCGAAGCTCAAGGCCGAGGAAGCTAACCCGCAGGCAGACGTGGTGTACCTGGCTTCCTGGTCCGCTGCATCCAAGCAGGACAAGGCTGGCGCTCTAGAGGAGTACACCCCGGAGGGCGCAGACAAGATCACTCCAAGTTGGGTTTCCAAGAACGGCACGTTCACCGGCCGCGACGGCTCGGCATTGGCCCTGGTAACCAACACCAACGTTGTTGACTCGGTCCCGCAAGACTGGGAGGACCTCGCTGACGAAAAGTACAAGGACCAGGTCATCATGCCGGATCCGCGTGAGTCCGGTACCGCCGCTGACCTCATCGCCGCCATGGTGTCCCAGTGGGGTGAGGACAAGACTTGGGAGCTCTTTGACAAGCTCTTCGACAACGGCATGATTGTCCAGGGCGCAAATGGCCCTGCTCTCGACCAGGTCACCTCCGGCTCTCGCGGCATCGTCATGGGAGGCGTGGACTACTCCGCCTACTCCGCTAAGTCCAAGGGCGAGCCGCTGGAGGTCGTCATCCCCTCCTCCGGCACCACCGTAACCCCGCGTCCGGTCATGATTCTCAAAACCACCGACAACAAGGAGGCCGCCGAAGCCTTCGTCGACTTCCTTTTCTCTGACGAGGCCCAGGAGATTTCCGCCTCCAAGAACATGATCCCGGCCAACACCGAAATCACCCCGAAGAACGGCCCGAAGCTGGATGAGATCACGACCCTGAACGAGGATCTCGACACCGTTGTGTCCACCTCTAAGGACGTCAAGGAAAAGTTTGCCCAGCGCTACCTGAAGTAGCCCCTGCTTTCTTACCACGGAGTAACCCCATCTCATGAGCACCACGACACGCACCCCGCAGCGCATTCTCGGTATTTATGCAGTACTCATCGTCCTGCTTGTGCTCGTCGCCGCACCGCTGGTCTCGGTGCTCATCAGTGCCGTGGTGGGCTACCGCGATGAGCCGTCCTCGCTCCACAAGATTGTGGAGCCAGGCATGGGAGAGGTGTTGCTCAACACGGTCATCCTCTCCTTGCTCGTGGTGGTCTTTTCTACCTTGTTTGCCGCACCCCTCGCGTTTCTGCGTGCATGGACACCTTTTTCTAAGGCGAACTGGATAGAAATCGCCATCATGATTCCGTTTATGACCCCGCCTTTTGCCGCAGCGATGGCCTGGATGGACTTCACCCGCCGCGGTGGAGTCGCCGAAATGCTCCTCGGGCATACCCTGGGCAAGCTCGCTCACGATGCCATTTACTCCGTGCCCGGCATGGCCTTCATTATGGCCTGCGAACTTTTCCCGTTCCTCTACCTCATTCTCCGCAACTGCCTGACCTCCATTCCTGCTTCGTCTCTGGAAATGGCGCAGGTGGCAGGCGCCAGCCGCTGGCAGCAGTTAAGCCGTATCATCATGCCGGCGGTGGTAGGCCCCTATTCGCTTGGCGCGCTGATTGTCTTCATCAAGGCCGCCGGCGAGTTCGGCACCCCAGTTACCTTGGGCTACGCTATCGGCTTCAAGGTGCTGGTCTCTTCCATCTACCAGGATGTCACCATTGACCCGCTCAGCTTTTCCGACGCTGCGGCTTCATCGTCAGTACTTTTCGCTCTAGGAGTGGCCGCATGGGCATTTCAGCAGTGGGTCTCGCGCCGCGACCTGACCGGTGGCGGCCGGGTGTCCCGCCAGGTGTCACTGCGTGTTGGCGCAGTGGGTAAGTCCATTGGTGGTCTGGTGACCTTCCTTATCTTCGCTTGCTCGGTACTTATCCCGTACATCTCCATCACCCTGGCTGCGATGACTATCCTGCGCTCTGCACCGCCCACACCGCAGAACCTCACCTTTGACTACTTTGCCATCGTTCTCCAGATGCCGTCTGCCCAGGAGGCGCTCCTGCGCTCTATTGCCCTCGGTGCGGTCGGGGCTACGACGGCCGTCGTCCTCGGCATTGCAGTCACGCTGCTCACTCAGCACACCAAGCGCCTCAGCGCCCGTGTCGCCGACTTCCTCGCCGTGGCTCCCGATACCGTTCCCGGCATAGTTCTCGCCATTGGCTTCATTCTCCTGTGGAACGCCCCGTGGCTGCCGTGGTCTCCGTATGGCACCATGGGCATCCTCGTCTTGGCCTTCACCGTGCTCTTCTTGCCGATGGCCGTGCAGAACATCAAGACCTCCGCCAGCGCAGTCTCTCCCACTGTGTACGAAGCCGCCGCAGTTTCAGGGGCAACAGCTTCCCACACGCTGCGCAGCATCACGCTCCCACTGCTCGCTCCCGGTATCTTCGCCGGATGGTTATTGGCGTTCTTCGTTGGTTTCCGGGAGCTTGTGATGTCGTCGCTTATCCGCCCGAGTCAGCTGAACCTCCTGGCACCGTGGATTATGAATCAGTTCGATCAAGGCCACCGCGCCGAGGCCATGGCAATGACCCTCATCGGTGTGGGCACCTCCACCGTGGTGCTCGTCCTCATCACGTGGTGGCAGGGGCGCAAAACTAGTGTCTAGCATTCTCATTTTTGCGGATCTCCACCTAGGCAAGCCCGGCGCGCCCGGCTTGCACTGGGCGCTGGACATGCTGGAGAACGCTACCGCGGACGCCTGCGTGTGCCTCGGTGACATCATCGACCGCGATGCCGACCCCGCAACCTACGTGCCCCAATCCTATGAGGTGTTGAGCCGCGCCGGCGAGCGCTTCAACGAGGTCCATTTCATTTCTGGCAACCACGATGTCCACCACGAGCTCACCTTCCCAGCGGCCGTCATGGTCCACCCAACTGAGGTGCATTCCTTCACCTGTGCTGGCGCTACCGTTGTTACGGCTGCAGTTGCTTCCGATCCGGATCCACGCATGCTCACTTTCCCGGCGCGCCAGCATCACGGCCCGCACCTCGGTCTTCTGCACTCGTCCGTGTCCGGTGAGTTTTCCAAGGGCTTGTGTCTGCCTATTACTCCTCAAGAACTGGAGGCGTGTGGATACGATGCCTGGGTTCTGGGGCACGTCCACTCCCCTCAAGTGCTCAACGAGGAACCGTTCATCGGCTGGGTCGGCATGGGTAGCGCTGTGCTTTACGACGTCCCCACTGCCACCCTCACCCGCCTGTAGCTTCTCCACCTGCACTAACACGCTCAGGAGAGAACTAGCTCTCACTTGTCCTTCGCGTGATCGATCTCTCACCATTCGGCATTTCCACTAGACCCCAGCCCCCACATGCATGCATCATGTATGCATGCAGAAAGACAGGGTGCCCGCCGCGGAACGGGCTTATGACCACCTCAAGCGCCGCATCATTGATGACGAGGTCGACGACTCGGAGATGCTTTCTGAAGCCGCCCTCGCCGCCGAACTAGGAATGAGCCGCACTCCGGTGCGTGAAGCCTTCCTCCGCCTAGAGGTCGAAGGTTTTCTGAAGCTCTACCCCAAACGCGGTGCGCTCGTGGTACCGATTAGTCCCCGTGAAATTCGCGAGGTCTACGAGGCCCGCCTGCTTGTCGACGAGCACTCTGCCCGCCATATCTGCACCCTCTCTGCCGAGGAACGCGGTCTCATCGCCGATGTCCTCGACGCCATCATCGAGGAGCAGCATGCCGCGCTCGATCAGGACGACTTGCGCGCATACGCCCAGCTCGACGCCAAATTCCACCAGACCATCATGGACAACGGCGGCAATCGCCTGCTGGCCAACTTGGGCCATACCCTGCGCGAGCGCCAGCAGCGTTTCACCGCGACGGCCGTGGGGCGCAGCGTGGAACGCGCCCGAGCGTTCGTAGCCCAACACGCCGTGCTTGCCGACGCCCTCCGCGCCGGCCACCTCGACACCTACCTCACCGAACTAGAATCCCACCTCAACTCTTCAAGGAAGCAACTGTGACTGTCTCCGCACATTCGCACCCAGATGTCGACGCACCGGACGCCGACTCGGACCAACCTACTGCCCCTGTCCAGTCCCCCGTACCCCTACATTCGCATGCCTGGTTTCCCGTCGCTGGCTCCATGGTGGCCGTGGCATGGGGCGGCAACGAGTTCACGCCCCTGCTGGTGATGTACCGCGAGGCCTCGCACTTCTCCCAGGTCACGGTCAATGGTCTGCTCGCGGCATACGTCATCGGTATTATTCCAGCATTGCTCATCGGCGGTCCGCTCTCTGACCTCATCGGCCGCCGTCCGATGTTGCTTCCAGCTGCCCCGCTCTCCCTCGCCGGTTCTTTCCTACTTTCCATCGCTCCCGAGGAGCCCCTCATCATCGCTCTGGGCCGAGTCCTGTGCGGCATGGCCTTGGGCTTAGTCATGGCGGTCGGTTCCACATGGATTACCGAACTCATTACCCGCGCCGGCGGTGATCCTGCCTCCGGTGCGCGCAAGGCGTCATTGTGCCTGACCGCAGGATTCCTTGTTGGTGCTGGCATTGCCTCGGTTCTGGCGCAGTGGGGTCCTTGGCCAACGCACACCGCCTATATCCTGCACATGCTCCTCACCGTGGTCACCGCCATCTGGATTCTCCATACCCCGGAGACCCGTCAGCCCAGCCACGGCACGGTCAAAACCACCATTCTGGATCTCACTGTTCGCGAGATGCTCGAGATGCTCCACGTGCCCACCGCCGCCCACAAGCGCTTCGTTCGCGTTGTCATCCCGGTAGCTCCGTGGGTCTTCGGCTGCGCTGGCGCTGCCTATGCCCTGCTTCCACAGCTGCTTTCGGACTCAGCTGGTGGCGCGCCTATTGCCTTCTCCGGCCTCATGACCGTCATCACCTTGGGCTGCGGCGTAGGCGTACAAATGCTAGGCAGTCTCGTGGATACCCATAAATCCGCTCGAGCCTCAGCCATCGCCATGGGCGTGATCACTATTGGTGCTATTCTTGGCGCCCTTGCTGCCCACTCGCTCTCCTTGCCGCTCGGCATCGCGGCGGCCGCGACCATGGGCGCTGGTTATGGCTTGGCTCTCGTCGCCGGCCTCTCCGAGGTACAGCGCATTGCAGGTGAGCGCGAGCTCGCCGGCCTGACCGCCGTGTACTATTCCATCTCCTACACCGGCTTTTTCATCCCCATGGCCTTCAGCGCCCTAGCTCCCTACATCGGGTTCACCAACCTATTCATCATCGGCAGCGCTCTCGCCCTAGTGTGCTTGGTCAATGTCATCCTGGCCTGGCGCGCGCACCTGCCAGGTGCTCGACGCTAACTCCGCACAGCACAAAGCTCCACTCTCCCCTTCCGGGAGGTGGAGCTTTTGTCTGCTTGTGATGGCTTTAGGCCTTGGCCGCCGTAGCGGTAACGCCCTTGAGAACGTCATGAACGGCCTGGCCAGCATCGGCAGTCAGTTCCTCCACAGTCACGGTGAAGTCCGTAGCGAGAACCTCCGCCGCGATGTGCTCGCGGTGACGCTGTGCCCACTCTTCCTTGTCTGCCGGAACCGAAAGAACCACCGAGATGCGGTCGGTGACCACGAAGTCCTCGGCCTTACGGGCATCCTGCAAGCCACGGATGACGTCAGCGGCCCAGCCCTCCGCCTCGAGTTCTTCGGTAACTTCGGTGTCCAGCACGACCAAACCGTCCACGCCGTCCACGCGCGCCGTAGACTCCGGGTTGGCGGCTTGGAGGCGCTCGGTGTACTCCTCCGGCGACAGACGAATATCGCCATCGACGACGACCTCGTCGCCCTCACGCTCATAATTGCCCGCCTTGAGGTTCTTGATGGCGCGCTGCACATCCTTGCCTAGGCGCGGGCCCGCAACCTTGGCGTTACAAACAACCTCGAAGGTGCCGACCTCATCAACATCATCAGTGAGCACGACGTCCTTAACGTTGACCTCATCGCGGATGATGTCCTTGAAGTCAGCCAAGCGAGCTGACTCCGGCATCGCCACCGTCAGCTTGGGCAACGGAAGACGGTTGCGCAGCTTGTTGGACTTGCGCACCGACGACGCTGCCGATGCCACCGCGCGGGTAGCGTCCATGGCAGCTACGAGAGCGTCGTCAGCCGGGTAGTCCTCCGCCTTCGGGTAGGACGCCAAGTGCACGGAACGCTCACCGGTCAGACCGCGGTAGATCACCTCAGCCACGTGCGGCAGCAGTGGCGCCACCACGCGGGTGACGGTCTCCAGCACCGTATAGAGAGTGTTGAAAGCCTCTTCATGGGTCTCCTCACCCTCCCAGAAACGATCACGGGAACGGCGCACGTACCAGTTAGTCAGCGCGTCAGCGAAGAGACGGACTTCCTCCGTGGCCGAGGCAATGTCGGTATTGGCCAGTGCGTCATTGGTGTTCTTCACCAAGTCATGCGTCTTGGCCAAGATGTAGCGATCGAGCACATTGGTTGAACTGACATCGAACGTCGCCTCCTGGGAGGCATAGAGCTGCAGGAAGGTGTAGGCGTTCCAGATCGGCAGGATAGCCTGGCGCACGCCTTCGCGAATGCCTTGCTCGGTCACGATGAGGTTACCGCCGCGCAGAATCGGCGAGGACATGAGGAACCAGCGCATCGCGTCCGAACCATCGCGGTCAAAGACCTCGTTGACGTTCGGATAGTTGCCCTTCGACTTCGACATCTTCAGGCCGTCATTACCCAGCACAATGCCGTGCGCAACAACCTTCTTGTACGCGGGGCGGTCAAACAACGCCGTCGACAGCGCATGCATGACGTAGAACCAACCACGGGTTTGACCGGAATACTCCACGATGAAATCCGACGGCGAGTGGGTCTCAAACCACTCCTTGTTCTCAAACGGGTAATGCTTCTGTGCAAACGGCATGGAGCCAGACTCAAACCAGCAGTCCAACACGTCTGGCACGCGGCGCATCATGGACTTGCCCGTCGGATCATCCGGGTTCGGGCGAGTCAGCTCATCAATGTGCGGGCGGTGCAAACTCGTCGGGCGCACACCGAAATCACGCTCCAGCTCATCCAGCGAGCCGTAGACATCCACGCGGGGGTACTCCGGGTTATCGGAGATCCACGCCGGAATCGGAGCACCCCAGTAGCGCGTGCGGGAGATGTTCCAATCACGGGCGCCTTCCAGCCACTTACCAAACTGACCATCGCGGATGTGCTCCGGAAGCCACTCAATCTCATTGTGGTTGAGCTCCACCATGCGGTCACGGAACTCCGTCACCTTCACGAACCAGGCCGGCAGCGCCATGTAGATCAGCGGCTCGCCCGAACGCCACGAGTGCGGGTAGGAGTGCTCGATGGTCACATGGCGCACCACGCGGCCAGCAGCCTTAAGGTCCTTGATGATGGCCTTGTTCGCATCGAAGACCAGCTGGCCCTCGTACGGCGGCACTTGAGAGGTGAACTTGCCATCCTCATCGACTGGGATGACCAGACCCACGCCATACTTCTGGCACGTCAGCATATCGTCCTCACCGAAGGCCGGAGCCTGGTGGACCACACCGGTACCGTCCTCCGTGGTGACGTAGTCCGCAAGAAGCAACTGGTAAGCGTTTTCTACGTCCGGGAAGAAATCAAAAATCGGCTGGTATTGGAAGCCCTCCAGCTCAGCACCGGTGAAGGTCTTAAGGATCTCAGCTTCACCAAGCTCCTTAGCCAACGTGCCCACCAGAGCTTCTGCCATGATGAACGTACGGCCAGCAAAGTCGCCCTCAGTAGCCTTGAACAGGACGTAGGTGACCTCTGGGTGAACTGCCAAAGCCAGGTTCGACGGCAAGGTCCAGGGAGTGGTGGTCCAGGCGAGGAAGGAGGCGTCGACAAGCTCGGCGTTATCCGTCAACGTCTTCTCCGCAGCACTGCCCTCGCGTGCGCCCGCCACCGGGAACGTCACGGTCAGGGTCGGGTCCTGGCGCATCTTGTACGAGTCATCCAGGCGCGTCTCCTGGTTCGACAGCGACGTGTGTTCAGCCCAGGAATACGGCAGAACCCTAAAGCCCTGGTAAATCAGGCCCTTGTCGTAGAGCTCCTTGAAAGCCCACATGACAGACTCCATGTAGTCCAGGTCCATGGTTTTATAGCCGTTTTCGAAATCCACCCAGCGGGCCTGGCGGTTGACGTACTCTTCCCACTCATCGGTGTATTCAAGGACGGACTTGGCGCAGTACTCGTTGAACTTCTCCAGACCCATCTCCTCGATCTGGGCCTTGTCGGTGATGCCGAGCTGCTTTTCTGCCTCTAGTTCCGCAGGCAGACCGTGCGTATCCCATCCGAAAACACGCGGCACATGGTTACCGGCCATGGTGCGGTAACGCGGGACAATGTCCTTGACGTAGCCAGTGAGCAGGTGGCCGTAGTGCGGCAGGCCGTTAGCAAACGGCGGGCCGTCGTAGAAGACGTACTCCGGGCAGCCTTCCGTCTGTTGGAGGCTGGCCTGGAAGGTGTCGTCCTGCTTCCAGTACTTCTGCACGATCTCTTCCATGACCGGGAACTTGCTCGTTCCACCGGTCATGTCAACCTTGGGGTATACGCTGCCGACCTGGCCGGCCTGTGTTTCTTCTGCGCTCATTAATTCATCCTTCACTACACGGTTGCTTGGTGCAGGGACGCCCAACGCCCGCGCCGGATTCGGCGCGGCACCGTTGCACGCGGTACCACCCTGCTTGACGCCGTGCTTGCCGATGCCGCGCCGCACACACCGTGCAACCCGTACCGGCGGGCACCACGCCCGCTTCGTTTCTAGTGAAGGATTTATACGGCTCCCCGACCGTTCGGTTCTACTGGGCAGCGCACCCGCGCCACTGTTCTTCCGAAATGCTCCCCCGGTGATTACCGGATCAACGCATACAAGTGGTCATTATAGCCACCCCGCCGCCGCCCTAGCAATGCTGTACGCAATGCCTTTACAACGGGCGTGCCGCTGGACTCTCTTTTTGCCCACCCGGGCGCGCCACCAGTCCGCCACCAGGTACCCGAGGCCGCCCACCGCGCAGACGACGGTGATGACCAGCGAGGCCATTGCCTCCGCTCAGGACGTAGGTGACAAAGGCGACGAAGGCAGCGAGCGCGCTCAACAAGGCTGCGAGCATCATGGTGGTCCACTCCTTCCGAAGGGGTTCGGCCGGCGCCTGCGGGGCTACCGTGGCAGTGGCCTGACAGGTCATGGAAAAGGACCCCAGCGGCGGTGCGGTTGCACTCGCTGCGGGGTCCTTCAACTCCCATTACAAGGGCAAACGCCCTTGTAATGGGCATCAGTTCTTGTGGTGGGCGGGCCCTACTTAGCCTCATTGCTCGGAGCAGTGGAGCCACGGGTAGCAAGCTATTCCAGCTGGGACTCGAGCATGGTCTTGAAACGGTTGCGGTACTCGTGCTCAAAGGTGCACAGCTCGGAAATGCGGGCCTCGAGAGCGGTCTACTGGTGCTTCACGGTGTTCAATGACACGTTGTGCTTCTTCTCAGCGTCAGACTGCAGAACAGCCGCCTTCTCCTGAGCCTGGCCGACTTGAGCCTCAGCGCGGGACGCAGCGTCGGTCTCGGTCTGCCTTGCCTTCGCCTCAGCGTCAACAACGAGCTTCTTGGAGCGGGTGTCTGCCTCGTGCAGCTGGGCGTCATACTTCTTCTGAGCGTCAGCCAGCTGAGCCTTGGAGCGTGCGTCAGCGTCGTTGATCTGCTTCTCAGCGGCGGTGCTGCGGTCCTCATGCAGCATGGACTCGGCCTTGGCCTCGTTGGTGAGGCGGTCTGCAATCTCCTGGGCCAAGCCCAAGACCTTGACGGCCTGCATCTGAGTGTCCGGGGTGGCAATAGCGCCGACTCCGGCACCATCAGCAGCTGCCGGCGCTGCTGGTGCGGCGGCCTTCTGCGGTTCGGATGCGCCCGACTTCTTTGTAGCCTCGAGTTCCTTGCGTGCAGCCTCCAGCTCAGCGGCGAGCTCTACCGAAACATCTCCACAGCCCAAGAGACCGCAGCAGCCTAGAGCAAACAGACCCTCGACTTAAACCGGTAACTAAAGTAGAAAGTTGTCCAAATTAGAAGCCATTGACCGCTACAAATCCGCCATCACAATCGCTCATTTTCAGCCTCAAGTTCAAGGAAACTGCGAAGGAATTTCAACTATGTACTAGCTCTATCAGCCGTTCGAGCAGACGTTGTGTGCGCATCCACAGAACTAGAAGCATCACAGTTCCTAGAATCCCCGCGATGGTAAGTCGCAACGGAGTTGTCGCGGATTCCGGCCACGCTGGAAAAGCGAATACCCATAGCATCGTTTGCGCGAGGACATCTCCGCCTACCAAGACGGAAAGAATGACCATAAACAACACCGCGGCAATAGCAGTTGCCGCGCCCGTGCGAAGCACGAGTTGAGTGGATATCAGGATGACAATGCCGCCCACGATGGCGAAAAGGACAAAACGTCGTCCTTCATCAGCGAAGGTTCCTCCGGCGAGAAGCCCTAATCCAGCGGCGATCGATGCCACCAAAGCTAGGTATGCAAGCATCCAGGTCAGCACCACCCGTGCGCTGTTCGCGTATTCGGTGAGCATGAGCGGCCACACCTTTTGCAGCCGCGGCCAAATGATTACCGGCATGAGGCCGGCACCAATCGGCAGCACGGCGTATGTGAATAGCCCATGCAAGATAGTCACCGGATAGAACATGGCAGCAACCACCATGACCAGCAGCGCAAGTGCCGTACAGCCGAGCAAAGCAGCGTTCATGACTGCTGGAGTTATCGCGGCGTAAGGACGAGGACGGCGCGCGTCGCTGCGAAGCGCAACAGCTGCTGCGGAGCCATAACTGCGGAGCGCAACGGCCGGACGCGGCACAGCCCTTTCCTTGAAGCGCTTCTTGACTTGAAGGGTTTGCTCTGGGGTGAGCAACGCCGCGCCAATGCCGATGAGGGCCAGCAACGCGCACAACCCTAGTGCCAACCACGGCTTCTCAGCGCGTAACGGTGAGTCCGGTTCCAGGGCAACCGCGTTTTGGTGGATTCCAGCAACAGGCAAAATCAGCCTCACCGGCCAAGCCATAGGCCAGGCCCACCAAAAGTCGCCTTCGACTACATTCCGGGATACACCGACCATCTGCCATAAAAGAAACACGATGACCGGCACGATCAGGTTTGTTAAACGCGCGAGAGCGGAGGCTAACCCTGCAATCCCCACAACGCCGATGAATGCCAGCATGCCAAGGTACAGCAGTCTCCCGCTGCCAATCCTGCCCATCAGCGCCGCAAACGCCCAAGCTCCGCCATAGTTCAAGAGGTGGAACGCGAACAGACTCAACAGTACGACAATCAGTCGGGCTGCGCGCTGACGCTGAGCGGAGGTATCTCGCCATAGCGTACCACCGAACCGCGCCTGCTTTTCACGGGATTCCGCGCTTGCCGCGAACAACGCTGCCACGGGAGCGGCAAGGCCAGTGAGATAAATCGCCTGCCAGTTGAGGATGGCCTCCACATTGGCGCGCGGGTCAACACTCACCTGCATGATAAGTATCAACGCTAAGAACGGCATCGCAATGAGCGGTAGCCACTGCAACGTCGAGTTACGAGCCCGCATTACTTCAGAGGAAAGGTAACCACTCATTTCGTCCTTCCTCCCATCGTCAGACGGAAGAATTCCTTCTCCAGGTCACCGTTTGGTGCCAGCTGCGGCAGTGGGCCGGTGTAGCGGATTTCTCCCTCCGCCAACACCGTAGCGTCGTCTGCAAGATGGACAACTTCACCTAGCTGATGGGAACTGACTAGTACCGTGCGCCCATTTTTCGCCCAGTCTCGCAGCAGTTCACGCAGCTCAGCGATGCCCTGCGGATCAAGCCCGTTTTGAGGCTCGTCAAGAACGAGAATTTCTGGGTCCCCGAGGATTGCCTGGGCAAGAGCCAAGCGCGCCTTCATGCCGGTCGAGAAGCTGCTTGCCCGCTTACGACCGGTATCCGCAATACCTGCGACATCGAGCGCTCGATCCGCTTCAGAATCCGGTAATCCAAGCAAACGGGTGTGGACGAGCAAGTTCGCTCGGGCGCTCAAGT is a genomic window of Corynebacterium singulare containing:
- a CDS encoding ABC-2 family transporter permease; the encoded protein is MSGYLSSEVMRARNSTLQWLPLIAMPFLALILIMQVSVDPRANVEAILNWQAIYLTGLAAPVAALFAASAESREKQARFGGTLWRDTSAQRQRAARLIVVLLSLFAFHLLNYGGAWAFAALMGRIGSGRLLYLGMLAFIGVVGIAGLASALARLTNLIVPVIVFLLWQMVGVSRNVVEGDFWWAWPMAWPVRLILPVAGIHQNAVALEPDSPLRAEKPWLALGLCALLALIGIGAALLTPEQTLQVKKRFKERAVPRPAVALRSYGSAAAVALRSDARRPRPYAAITPAVMNAALLGCTALALLVMVVAAMFYPVTILHGLFTYAVLPIGAGLMPVIIWPRLQKVWPLMLTEYANSARVVLTWMLAYLALVASIAAGLGLLAGGTFADEGRRFVLFAIVGGIVILISTQLVLRTGAATAIAAVLFMVILSVLVGGDVLAQTMLWVFAFPAWPESATTPLRLTIAGILGTVMLLVLWMRTQRLLERLIELVHS
- a CDS encoding GntR family transcriptional regulator, whose product is MQKDRVPAAERAYDHLKRRIIDDEVDDSEMLSEAALAAELGMSRTPVREAFLRLEVEGFLKLYPKRGALVVPISPREIREVYEARLLVDEHSARHICTLSAEERGLIADVLDAIIEEQHAALDQDDLRAYAQLDAKFHQTIMDNGGNRLLANLGHTLRERQQRFTATAVGRSVERARAFVAQHAVLADALRAGHLDTYLTELESHLNSSRKQL
- a CDS encoding metallophosphoesterase family protein, with the protein product MSSILIFADLHLGKPGAPGLHWALDMLENATADACVCLGDIIDRDADPATYVPQSYEVLSRAGERFNEVHFISGNHDVHHELTFPAAVMVHPTEVHSFTCAGATVVTAAVASDPDPRMLTFPARQHHGPHLGLLHSSVSGEFSKGLCLPITPQELEACGYDAWVLGHVHSPQVLNEEPFIGWVGMGSAVLYDVPTATLTRL
- the ileS gene encoding isoleucine--tRNA ligase, with the translated sequence MSAEETQAGQVGSVYPKVDMTGGTSKFPVMEEIVQKYWKQDDTFQASLQQTEGCPEYVFYDGPPFANGLPHYGHLLTGYVKDIVPRYRTMAGNHVPRVFGWDTHGLPAELEAEKQLGITDKAQIEEMGLEKFNEYCAKSVLEYTDEWEEYVNRQARWVDFENGYKTMDLDYMESVMWAFKELYDKGLIYQGFRVLPYSWAEHTSLSNQETRLDDSYKMRQDPTLTVTFPVAGAREGSAAEKTLTDNAELVDASFLAWTTTPWTLPSNLALAVHPEVTYVLFKATEGDFAGRTFIMAEALVGTLAKELGEAEILKTFTGAELEGFQYQPIFDFFPDVENAYQLLLADYVTTEDGTGVVHQAPAFGEDDMLTCQKYGVGLVIPVDEDGKFTSQVPPYEGQLVFDANKAIIKDLKAAGRVVRHVTIEHSYPHSWRSGEPLIYMALPAWFVKVTEFRDRMVELNHNEIEWLPEHIRDGQFGKWLEGARDWNISRTRYWGAPIPAWISDNPEYPRVDVYGSLDELERDFGVRPTSLHRPHIDELTRPNPDDPTGKSMMRRVPDVLDCWFESGSMPFAQKHYPFENKEWFETHSPSDFIVEYSGQTRGWFYVMHALSTALFDRPAYKKVVAHGIVLGNDGLKMSKSKGNYPNVNEVFDRDGSDAMRWFLMSSPILRGGNLIVTEQGIREGVRQAILPIWNAYTFLQLYASQEATFDVSSTNVLDRYILAKTHDLVKNTNDALANTDIASATEEVRLFADALTNWYVRRSRDRFWEGEETHEEAFNTLYTVLETVTRVVAPLLPHVAEVIYRGLTGERSVHLASYPKAEDYPADDALVAAMDATRAVASAASSVRKSNKLRNRLPLPKLTVAMPESARLADFKDIIRDEVNVKDVVLTDDVDEVGTFEVVCNAKVAGPRLGKDVQRAIKNLKAGNYEREGDEVVVDGDIRLSPEEYTERLQAANPESTARVDGVDGLVVLDTEVTEELEAEGWAADVIRGLQDARKAEDFVVTDRISVVLSVPADKEEWAQRHREHIAAEVLATDFTVTVEELTADAGQAVHDVLKGVTATAAKA
- a CDS encoding ATP-binding cassette domain-containing protein — protein: MTRTPTISFEHVAKNFGPQQVLRDVTFQIHPGRVHALLGRNGAGKSTLISILLGLLPADSGRVLVDGTPWSRAHLKRIGASVNGPAFYGHLSARANLLVHTRLLGLPDSEADRALDVAGIADTGRKRASSFSTGMKARLALAQAILGDPEILVLDEPQNGLDPQGIAELRELLRDWAKNGRTVLVSSHQLGEVVHLADDATVLAEGEIRYTGPLPQLAPNGDLEKEFFRLTMGGRTK
- a CDS encoding ABC transporter permease; the protein is MSTTTRTPQRILGIYAVLIVLLVLVAAPLVSVLISAVVGYRDEPSSLHKIVEPGMGEVLLNTVILSLLVVVFSTLFAAPLAFLRAWTPFSKANWIEIAIMIPFMTPPFAAAMAWMDFTRRGGVAEMLLGHTLGKLAHDAIYSVPGMAFIMACELFPFLYLILRNCLTSIPASSLEMAQVAGASRWQQLSRIIMPAVVGPYSLGALIVFIKAAGEFGTPVTLGYAIGFKVLVSSIYQDVTIDPLSFSDAAASSSVLFALGVAAWAFQQWVSRRDLTGGGRVSRQVSLRVGAVGKSIGGLVTFLIFACSVLIPYISITLAAMTILRSAPPTPQNLTFDYFAIVLQMPSAQEALLRSIALGAVGATTAVVLGIAVTLLTQHTKRLSARVADFLAVAPDTVPGIVLAIGFILLWNAPWLPWSPYGTMGILVLAFTVLFLPMAVQNIKTSASAVSPTVYEAAAVSGATASHTLRSITLPLLAPGIFAGWLLAFFVGFRELVMSSLIRPSQLNLLAPWIMNQFDQGHRAEAMAMTLIGVGTSTVVLVLITWWQGRKTSV
- a CDS encoding MFS transporter, with amino-acid sequence MVAVAWGGNEFTPLLVMYREASHFSQVTVNGLLAAYVIGIIPALLIGGPLSDLIGRRPMLLPAAPLSLAGSFLLSIAPEEPLIIALGRVLCGMALGLVMAVGSTWITELITRAGGDPASGARKASLCLTAGFLVGAGIASVLAQWGPWPTHTAYILHMLLTVVTAIWILHTPETRQPSHGTVKTTILDLTVREMLEMLHVPTAAHKRFVRVVIPVAPWVFGCAGAAYALLPQLLSDSAGGAPIAFSGLMTVITLGCGVGVQMLGSLVDTHKSARASAIAMGVITIGAILGALAAHSLSLPLGIAAAATMGAGYGLALVAGLSEVQRIAGERELAGLTAVYYSISYTGFFIPMAFSALAPYIGFTNLFIIGSALALVCLVNVILAWRAHLPGARR
- a CDS encoding ABC transporter substrate-binding protein produces the protein MVYKKLSLALAATAASALALTGCGSVDSAESTDASTDTTGSEASSAEAWEAPEGLSGDLDYYSANPQGLTDALVEAFEEKTDVTVNVFADTTGKITAKLKAEEANPQADVVYLASWSAASKQDKAGALEEYTPEGADKITPSWVSKNGTFTGRDGSALALVTNTNVVDSVPQDWEDLADEKYKDQVIMPDPRESGTAADLIAAMVSQWGEDKTWELFDKLFDNGMIVQGANGPALDQVTSGSRGIVMGGVDYSAYSAKSKGEPLEVVIPSSGTTVTPRPVMILKTTDNKEAAEAFVDFLFSDEAQEISASKNMIPANTEITPKNGPKLDEITTLNEDLDTVVSTSKDVKEKFAQRYLK